In Microbacterium esteraromaticum, the following proteins share a genomic window:
- a CDS encoding helix-turn-helix domain-containing protein — MPVPPHRAAFGARVRELRTGRGWSQEDFAHRANLDRTYVSGIERGTRNPTLDIIQKLAQALDVPAADLLA, encoded by the coding sequence ATGCCCGTTCCACCTCACAGAGCCGCGTTCGGTGCGCGCGTGCGCGAACTCAGGACCGGGCGCGGTTGGTCACAGGAGGACTTCGCGCACCGTGCGAACCTCGACCGCACATACGTCTCCGGCATCGAGCGCGGTACTCGTAACCCAACCCTGGACATCATCCAAAAGCTGGCCCAGGCTCTCGACGTGCCAGCGGCTGACCTCCTCGCCTAG
- a CDS encoding zf-TFIIB domain-containing protein, with the protein MDDLDRQRELRRLRDEVLSTPNCLRCVQRMEPAEVDGEPIWQCPECGATRSA; encoded by the coding sequence ATGGACGATCTCGACCGTCAGCGAGAGTTGCGACGGCTCCGCGATGAGGTGCTGAGCACTCCAAACTGCCTCCGGTGCGTGCAACGCATGGAACCCGCCGAGGTGGACGGCGAGCCTATCTGGCAGTGCCCGGAGTGCGGCGCGACGCGGTCGGCGTAG
- a CDS encoding type II secretion system F family protein: MTDAAIAVLLGGTLALGLLSVLSALPRWRGPSLERRIAPYVRDVVADDALPSGILPAVGVMPVHGRRLWNRLHELLDRILGGGETLRLRIAQAGLAQTPAAFRGRQLAWGVGGLLAGAVVVVLIAVSGRMTPPAVLLPVIAAAGTTVAYDMQLTARARARRARLADELPTTLEFLALCLSAGESLLDALRRVSAIGTGELTEELRQTVLAVRTGSPLADALSETAARLQLSGLSRATDQIIAALEHGAPLAAVLHSQAADARDEAKRVLIEQAGQKEILMLLPGTNGKRYLAGR; the protein is encoded by the coding sequence GTGACCGATGCCGCGATCGCGGTGCTGCTGGGCGGGACGCTCGCGCTCGGGCTTCTCAGCGTGCTCTCAGCACTGCCCCGATGGCGCGGACCGTCGCTCGAGCGCCGCATCGCGCCCTATGTGCGAGACGTCGTCGCCGACGATGCCCTGCCCTCAGGCATCCTGCCTGCCGTCGGAGTCATGCCCGTGCACGGGCGACGGCTCTGGAACCGTCTGCATGAGCTGCTCGATCGGATCCTGGGCGGAGGAGAGACACTGCGGCTGCGCATCGCACAGGCCGGTCTCGCCCAGACTCCCGCCGCCTTCCGCGGGCGGCAGCTCGCGTGGGGCGTGGGCGGCCTGCTGGCCGGCGCAGTCGTCGTCGTGCTCATCGCTGTCTCAGGACGGATGACGCCGCCCGCGGTCCTGCTGCCGGTCATCGCCGCCGCGGGGACCACGGTGGCCTACGACATGCAGCTCACAGCCCGTGCCCGTGCACGCCGAGCGCGACTCGCGGACGAGCTGCCAACGACTCTCGAATTCCTCGCGCTCTGCCTGTCGGCGGGCGAGTCGCTGCTCGATGCGCTTCGCCGTGTGTCGGCCATCGGCACGGGCGAGCTCACGGAAGAGCTGCGTCAGACGGTGCTCGCCGTGCGGACGGGCTCTCCGCTCGCCGACGCACTCAGCGAGACCGCCGCACGACTGCAGCTGTCCGGCCTCTCGCGAGCCACCGACCAGATCATCGCGGCGCTCGAGCACGGCGCGCCGCTCGCCGCAGTGCTGCATTCGCAGGCGGCCGACGCGCGAGACGAGGCGAAGCGGGTGCTCATCGAGCAGGCGGGACAGAAGGAGATCCTCATGCTGCTCCCCGGCACAAATGGGAAAAGGTACCTTGCCGGTAGGTGA
- a CDS encoding type II secretion system F family protein, with amino-acid sequence MTLLLGALLGAGLLLCASPWLWPPREKTAREVRSTRLRRLLDEAGHSRTATRTVVMVMVAVAAGAAALTWLLAGIPVLALLAALAAAAAPVMFLRGRRLRLRKARRQVWPDVCDLLVAAIRVGLSLPDAVASLTESAPPAVRPAFAVFARDLQQTGRFESSLDRLKATLADPIADRIVETLRMARQVGGAELTGVLRALSSSVRADAALRGEVEARQSWIRGAAVLGAVAPWVILALLAMRPEGRDAYGSTEGVLVILAGAVVSVIAFRIMLRIGRLPEPERWFG; translated from the coding sequence ATGACTCTCCTCCTCGGCGCGCTGCTCGGTGCGGGTCTGCTGCTCTGCGCGTCGCCGTGGCTCTGGCCGCCGCGAGAGAAGACCGCCCGCGAGGTGCGAAGCACCCGACTGCGTCGCCTGCTCGACGAGGCCGGGCATTCCCGCACGGCGACGCGCACGGTCGTGATGGTCATGGTGGCGGTCGCCGCGGGGGCTGCAGCACTGACGTGGCTTCTCGCCGGCATCCCGGTGCTGGCGCTGCTCGCTGCGCTCGCCGCAGCCGCCGCTCCTGTCATGTTTCTGCGGGGGCGTCGCCTCCGGCTGCGCAAGGCGCGTCGCCAGGTGTGGCCCGACGTGTGCGATCTGCTGGTCGCCGCCATCAGAGTGGGTCTGTCGCTGCCGGATGCCGTGGCGAGCCTCACCGAGTCCGCTCCACCCGCGGTGCGTCCTGCCTTCGCGGTGTTCGCACGCGATCTGCAGCAGACCGGCCGTTTCGAATCGAGTCTCGACCGACTCAAGGCGACCCTCGCAGACCCGATCGCCGATCGCATCGTCGAGACGCTGCGGATGGCCCGTCAGGTCGGCGGCGCCGAGCTGACCGGAGTGCTGCGCGCACTGTCGTCGTCGGTGCGAGCGGATGCGGCGCTTCGCGGTGAGGTCGAGGCGCGCCAGTCGTGGATCCGCGGTGCAGCTGTGCTCGGCGCGGTCGCCCCGTGGGTGATCCTGGCTCTGCTCGCGATGCGACCTGAAGGACGCGATGCGTACGGGAGCACGGAGGGCGTGCTCGTCATCCTCGCGGGGGCGGTCGTGTCGGTGATCGCCTTCCGCATCATGCTGCGCATCGGGCGCCTTCCAGAGCCCGAACGGTGGTTCGGATGA
- a CDS encoding ATPase, T2SS/T4P/T4SS family, translating into MSHPSPAVAERVRRRLRLENTDPGAQPDEARRIAQLEVRRHNDLALQRGEALIDDEQALVRDVLASVSGFGALQPLLDDPEVEEIWLNGPDRIFAAKGGVSHRVDLQLTDAMIRDLVERMLQTTGRRVDVSQPFVDASLPDGSRLHVAIADVVHGSWAVNIRKFLKRHRTLEALIAQGSVPQHIADMLLAALRDGRSIIVSGATHAGKTTLLGALLAATAAGQRIITVEETFELAVDGPDVVALQGRQASLEGTGEITLRRLVKEALRMRPDRLVVGEVRDAEALDLVLALNTGVPGAGTVHANSAVEALEKLALLPLLAGRNIDRAFIAPALASSISFVVHCRRAADGTRGIGEVIAPTGEVIDGRILSTSVYRAEERV; encoded by the coding sequence GTGAGTCACCCGTCCCCTGCCGTCGCCGAGAGAGTGCGACGTCGCCTGCGCCTGGAGAACACCGACCCCGGTGCGCAGCCCGACGAGGCGCGGCGCATCGCTCAACTCGAGGTGCGGCGGCACAACGACCTCGCGCTGCAGCGCGGCGAGGCTCTGATCGACGACGAGCAGGCGCTCGTCCGCGATGTGCTGGCGTCTGTATCGGGCTTCGGAGCTCTGCAGCCGCTGCTCGACGACCCCGAGGTCGAGGAGATCTGGCTCAACGGACCCGATCGCATCTTCGCCGCGAAGGGCGGTGTGTCGCACCGCGTCGACCTGCAGCTGACGGATGCCATGATCCGCGACCTCGTGGAGCGGATGCTGCAGACCACGGGGCGGCGGGTCGACGTCAGCCAGCCGTTCGTCGACGCCTCGCTGCCGGACGGGTCGCGCCTGCACGTCGCCATAGCCGACGTCGTGCACGGATCCTGGGCGGTGAACATCAGGAAGTTCCTGAAGCGCCACCGCACCCTCGAGGCGCTGATCGCGCAGGGATCGGTGCCACAGCACATCGCGGACATGCTGCTCGCCGCGCTGCGCGACGGTCGGAGCATCATCGTCTCCGGCGCCACGCATGCAGGCAAGACGACTCTGCTCGGCGCACTGCTCGCGGCGACCGCCGCCGGGCAGCGGATCATCACGGTCGAGGAGACCTTCGAGCTCGCTGTCGACGGGCCTGATGTCGTCGCGCTGCAGGGACGTCAGGCGAGCCTCGAAGGCACGGGAGAGATCACTCTGCGCCGCCTCGTGAAAGAGGCGCTGCGCATGCGACCCGACCGCCTCGTGGTCGGCGAGGTGCGCGACGCCGAGGCGCTCGACCTGGTGCTGGCGCTCAACACGGGAGTGCCCGGCGCCGGAACCGTGCACGCCAACTCGGCCGTCGAGGCGCTCGAGAAGCTCGCGCTGCTGCCGCTGCTCGCGGGGCGCAACATCGACCGCGCGTTCATCGCTCCCGCGCTGGCCTCATCGATCTCATTCGTCGTGCACTGCCGGCGCGCAGCGGACGGGACGCGTGGCATCGGCGAGGTGATCGCGCCGACCGGCGAGGTGATCGACGGGCGGATCCTGAGCACGTCCGTATACCGAGCGGAGGAGCGGGTATGA
- a CDS encoding DedA family protein has product MLQAPTALIPWLDPANIIHGAGAWALAVVCFIVFAETGLLVGFLLPGDTLLIISGLLTHTNDIFGVNIWVVSLLIALAAFVGGEVGYLIGHKGGPAVFERRESGLFSVKNVERTNAFFERFGGITIILARFVPIVRTFAPVAAGVGHMPWKRYSLYNLIGALLWGFGLTMVGYVIAYIPWIRDLVVDYIDVILLIAVGGTAVVTLWHYLVERCKAKKAAAAGQDVDTDAAEAAALRLDPEVFDRAPDIDGDGKH; this is encoded by the coding sequence ATGCTTCAGGCGCCGACCGCGCTGATCCCGTGGCTCGACCCGGCGAACATCATCCACGGCGCGGGCGCCTGGGCGCTCGCCGTCGTCTGCTTCATCGTGTTCGCCGAGACCGGTCTGCTCGTCGGCTTCCTGCTGCCGGGTGACACGCTGCTGATCATCTCGGGTCTGCTCACGCACACCAACGACATCTTCGGCGTCAACATCTGGGTCGTCTCGCTGCTCATCGCCCTCGCGGCATTCGTCGGCGGAGAGGTCGGCTACCTGATCGGCCACAAGGGCGGGCCGGCGGTGTTCGAGCGCAGGGAATCCGGCCTGTTCAGCGTCAAGAACGTCGAGCGCACGAACGCGTTCTTCGAGCGCTTCGGCGGCATCACGATCATCCTGGCCCGCTTCGTGCCCATCGTGCGCACGTTCGCGCCCGTGGCGGCCGGCGTCGGACATATGCCGTGGAAGCGATACTCGCTCTACAACCTCATCGGAGCGCTGCTCTGGGGATTCGGCCTCACGATGGTCGGCTACGTCATCGCCTACATCCCGTGGATCCGCGATCTGGTCGTCGACTACATCGACGTGATCCTGCTGATCGCCGTCGGGGGCACCGCCGTCGTCACGCTCTGGCACTACCTCGTCGAGCGGTGCAAGGCGAAGAAGGCCGCGGCCGCCGGGCAGGACGTCGACACCGACGCCGCCGAGGCCGCGGCGCTCCGACTCGACCCTGAGGTCTTCGACCGCGCACCCGACATCGACGGAGACGGCAAGCACTGA
- a CDS encoding Ku protein, whose product MRSIWKGALTFGLVNVPVKVYSAVEDHDVPLHQVHDEDGGRIRYQRTCEVCGKVIAYSDIDRAYVDDGQTIVLTKDDLASLPAEKSREIDVVEFVPTEQIDLLTLDKPYYLEPDSKSPKAYVLLRKTLEQTDRTAVVRFTLRQKTRLAALRVRGDVLVLQTLLWSDEVREAAFPALDEDVKISKKELEMSAALVESYSSDFDPEEFVDEYQKELRTLIDAKIEAGEGFDVSETFGDEAKAEKGGEVIDLMEALRASVERTKAARTGGGKTAAKDADDDADGEADDKKSASKPKKTTAKKKAG is encoded by the coding sequence ATGAGAAGCATCTGGAAGGGCGCCCTGACGTTCGGTCTCGTGAACGTCCCGGTCAAGGTGTACTCCGCCGTCGAGGATCACGACGTGCCGCTGCATCAGGTTCACGATGAGGACGGCGGGCGCATCCGGTACCAGCGCACCTGCGAGGTGTGCGGCAAGGTGATCGCCTACTCCGACATCGATCGCGCCTACGTCGACGACGGCCAGACCATCGTGCTCACGAAAGACGACCTCGCTTCGCTTCCGGCCGAGAAGAGCCGCGAGATCGACGTCGTCGAGTTCGTGCCGACCGAGCAGATCGACCTGCTCACCCTCGACAAGCCGTATTATCTCGAGCCCGACTCGAAGTCGCCGAAGGCGTATGTGCTGCTGCGCAAGACCCTCGAGCAGACCGATCGCACCGCGGTCGTACGCTTCACGCTGCGCCAGAAGACCAGGCTCGCGGCCCTGAGGGTGCGCGGCGATGTGCTCGTGCTGCAGACGCTGCTCTGGTCTGACGAGGTGCGAGAGGCCGCCTTCCCTGCCCTCGATGAGGACGTGAAGATCAGCAAGAAGGAGCTCGAGATGTCGGCCGCGCTGGTCGAGAGCTACTCGAGCGACTTCGATCCAGAGGAGTTCGTCGACGAGTACCAGAAAGAGCTGCGCACGCTCATCGACGCGAAGATCGAGGCGGGCGAGGGCTTCGACGTGTCGGAGACGTTCGGCGACGAGGCCAAGGCGGAGAAGGGCGGCGAGGTCATCGACCTCATGGAGGCCCTGCGGGCCAGCGTCGAGCGCACGAAGGCCGCTCGCACGGGCGGCGGCAAGACCGCGGCGAAGGATGCTGACGACGATGCCGATGGCGAAGCGGACGACAAGAAGTCCGCGTCGAAGCCCAAGAAGACGACGGCGAAGAAGAAGGCCGGCTGA
- a CDS encoding ATP-dependent DNA ligase: protein MASGEQVVQIDGRRLRITNLDKVVYPETGTTKGEVIAYYSQIAPLMLPHIRGRPVTRKRWVDGVGTADAPAESFFTKQLERGAPDWLRRMPIEHSDGPKEYPLADDVASLVWFAQIAALELHVPQWRFTHSGGRGMPDRLVLDLDPGPGVGLAECAEIARIARGILGGMGLEPMPVTSGSKGIHLYARLPTTDDGTGLQTSDDVSAVAKELARLIEADHPDLATHVMAKSQRGGKVFIDWSQNSASKTTIAPYSLRGRSRPWVAAPRTWDELDDPGLRHLEYHEVLERMEAGIDPLAALAPASTALTSYLAKRDSAKTPEPMPRTAYASSGGAPRFVIQEHHASRLHYDLRIERDGVLISWAVPKGVPETAERNHLAVMTEPHPLEYLTFEGEIPAGEYGAGSMTVWDTGTVALEKWRDDEVIGTFTGQTGGRLGSARLALIRTSGEGEKSQWLLHRMKDESSAPERATSRHPAPPRSATARSATAHSSPARSSPARSATAHSAAPERIAPGSAVTPPHAAASASFIAPMLSESGTPGLARSLSDPSWAEIKWDGIRAVGTWQKTDDGDGRFTLRARSGTDITARYPELTSDGAPHLPASDAVVDGEIVAFDRDGRPSFARLQNRMHLTKGREIEREVVRTPIVYMLFDLLRLDGHDLTGLPLRQRRELLEQLATGLDAPVQVPPVFDDLEAALGASREFGLEGVVAKDPDSRYRPGRRTGSWLKLKQTHTQEVVIVGIRPGQGNRRSGIGSLLLAVPSAEGGLRYVGRVGTGFTDRMLSDLATQLEPLRVKAAPLEVPSPDASDALWVRPELVGEVEFANWSPGGILRHSRWRGLRPDKSPDEVRLED, encoded by the coding sequence ATGGCATCCGGCGAGCAGGTCGTGCAGATCGACGGCCGACGCCTGCGCATCACCAACCTCGACAAGGTCGTGTATCCCGAGACGGGCACGACCAAGGGCGAGGTCATCGCCTACTACTCGCAGATCGCTCCGCTCATGCTGCCGCACATACGAGGGCGACCGGTCACCCGCAAGAGGTGGGTCGACGGCGTCGGCACAGCGGATGCCCCAGCCGAGAGCTTCTTCACCAAGCAGCTCGAGCGAGGCGCGCCTGATTGGCTCAGGCGGATGCCGATCGAGCACTCCGACGGACCGAAGGAGTACCCGCTCGCCGACGACGTCGCATCTCTCGTCTGGTTCGCGCAGATCGCCGCCCTCGAGCTTCATGTGCCGCAGTGGCGGTTCACCCATTCGGGCGGACGCGGGATGCCGGATCGCCTGGTGCTCGACCTCGACCCCGGCCCCGGGGTGGGACTCGCCGAGTGCGCGGAGATCGCGCGGATCGCCCGAGGCATCCTGGGCGGGATGGGGCTGGAGCCCATGCCGGTCACGAGCGGCAGCAAGGGCATCCATCTCTACGCCCGGCTGCCGACGACCGACGACGGCACCGGTCTGCAGACGAGTGACGACGTCTCGGCGGTCGCGAAGGAGCTCGCGCGCCTGATCGAGGCCGATCACCCCGATCTCGCGACCCACGTCATGGCGAAGTCGCAGCGCGGCGGGAAGGTGTTCATCGACTGGAGCCAGAACAGCGCCTCGAAGACGACCATCGCGCCCTACTCGCTGCGGGGCCGCTCACGACCTTGGGTCGCCGCCCCGCGCACCTGGGACGAGCTCGACGACCCCGGTCTGCGGCACCTGGAGTACCACGAGGTGCTCGAGCGGATGGAGGCGGGGATCGATCCGCTCGCCGCGCTGGCGCCCGCCAGCACCGCTCTCACCTCGTACCTCGCGAAGCGCGACTCGGCGAAGACGCCGGAGCCCATGCCGCGCACGGCATACGCGAGCTCTGGCGGCGCGCCTCGCTTCGTGATCCAGGAGCACCACGCCAGCCGACTGCACTACGACCTGCGCATCGAGCGCGACGGCGTGCTGATCAGCTGGGCGGTGCCGAAGGGCGTGCCCGAGACCGCCGAGCGCAATCACCTCGCCGTGATGACCGAGCCGCATCCGCTGGAGTACCTGACCTTCGAGGGCGAGATCCCCGCGGGCGAGTACGGCGCCGGATCGATGACCGTGTGGGACACCGGCACGGTCGCACTGGAGAAGTGGCGCGACGACGAGGTGATCGGCACGTTCACCGGCCAGACGGGTGGGCGGCTGGGTTCCGCCCGGCTCGCGCTGATCCGCACCAGCGGAGAAGGTGAGAAGTCGCAGTGGCTGCTGCATCGCATGAAGGACGAGTCCTCTGCCCCCGAGCGTGCGACGTCTCGGCACCCTGCTCCCCCTCGCTCAGCGACCGCTCGATCAGCGACCGCCCACTCATCGCCCGCTCGCTCATCGCCCGCTCGCTCAGCGACCGCCCACTCAGCGGCGCCTGAGCGCATCGCGCCGGGTAGCGCCGTGACGCCGCCCCACGCGGCCGCGTCCGCGTCGTTCATCGCGCCGATGCTTTCGGAGTCCGGTACACCGGGTCTCGCCCGCTCGCTCAGCGACCCGTCCTGGGCAGAGATCAAGTGGGATGGCATCCGCGCGGTCGGCACCTGGCAGAAGACCGATGACGGTGACGGGCGCTTCACGCTGAGGGCCCGCAGCGGCACCGACATCACGGCCCGCTACCCCGAGCTCACCTCCGACGGCGCCCCGCACCTCCCGGCATCCGATGCGGTCGTCGACGGCGAGATCGTCGCCTTCGACCGCGACGGCCGGCCCAGCTTCGCTCGGCTGCAGAACCGGATGCATCTGACCAAGGGCCGCGAGATCGAGCGCGAGGTCGTGCGCACCCCCATCGTCTACATGCTCTTCGACCTGCTTCGCCTCGACGGGCACGACCTCACCGGCCTGCCCCTGCGTCAGCGTCGCGAGCTGCTCGAGCAGCTCGCGACCGGCCTCGATGCCCCCGTGCAGGTGCCACCCGTCTTCGACGACCTCGAGGCAGCGCTCGGCGCCAGCCGCGAGTTCGGGCTCGAGGGTGTTGTCGCGAAAGACCCCGATTCGAGGTACCGCCCCGGCCGCCGGACCGGCTCCTGGCTGAAGCTGAAGCAGACGCACACGCAGGAGGTCGTGATCGTCGGCATCCGCCCCGGTCAGGGCAACCGCCGCAGCGGCATCGGCTCGCTGCTGCTCGCCGTCCCCTCCGCCGAGGGCGGGCTGCGCTACGTCGGCCGCGTCGGCACGGGTTTCACCGACCGGATGCTGAGTGACCTGGCGACGCAGCTCGAGCCGCTGCGGGTGAAGGCGGCGCCGCTCGAGGTGCCCTCCCCCGATGCATCCGACGCGCTGTGGGTCAGGCCCGAGCTGGTCGGCGAGGTGGAGTTCGCCAACTGGTCGCCGGGTGGCATCCTCCGGCACTCCCGCTGGCGCGGACTGCGCCCTGATAAATCTCCCGACGAGGTGCGGCTCGAGGACTGA
- a CDS encoding cation diffusion facilitator family transporter translates to MHDHAPASGGIRDAGHRRLLAISLTLTATVMVVQVIGAILSGSLALLADAAHMFTDSSALVVALIATAVAARPADDRRTFGYQRAEVFGALINAIILIVLMVVVAVQGVQRLIDPGEVEVAGPLMLTVAVIGMIANAVAMWVLSRAQKTSINVRGAYLEVMGDLIGSAMVIVAAVVIVTTGWMPADAIASLLIAVLILPRAVSLLREVFSVLAESAPEGMAVSEIRDHLKVYPGVVDVHDVHVWQLTRGAPVFTAHVTVESAVLAAGGSSKLLQELQGCLAHHFDVEHSTFQLEPADHDECEAAHA, encoded by the coding sequence ATGCACGACCACGCTCCTGCCTCCGGAGGCATCCGCGACGCCGGCCACCGGCGCCTGCTGGCGATCTCGCTGACGCTCACCGCAACCGTGATGGTGGTGCAGGTGATCGGCGCGATCCTCTCGGGCTCGCTGGCCTTGCTGGCTGACGCTGCGCACATGTTCACCGATTCGTCTGCTCTCGTGGTCGCGCTGATCGCGACCGCGGTCGCTGCGCGCCCCGCGGATGACCGGCGCACCTTCGGGTACCAGCGCGCAGAGGTGTTCGGTGCGCTGATCAACGCGATCATCCTCATCGTGCTGATGGTGGTGGTCGCCGTGCAGGGCGTTCAGCGCCTGATCGACCCGGGCGAGGTCGAGGTGGCGGGACCGCTCATGCTCACGGTCGCGGTCATCGGCATGATCGCCAATGCGGTCGCGATGTGGGTGCTCAGCCGCGCGCAGAAGACGAGCATCAACGTGCGCGGAGCGTACCTGGAGGTGATGGGCGACCTGATCGGCTCGGCTATGGTCATCGTCGCCGCCGTGGTCATCGTCACGACGGGATGGATGCCCGCCGACGCGATCGCCTCGCTGCTCATAGCCGTGCTCATCCTGCCCCGCGCTGTCTCGCTGCTGAGGGAGGTGTTCTCGGTGCTCGCGGAGTCGGCGCCGGAAGGCATGGCGGTGAGCGAGATCCGCGATCACCTGAAGGTGTACCCGGGAGTGGTCGACGTGCACGACGTGCATGTCTGGCAGCTGACACGCGGCGCGCCCGTGTTCACCGCGCACGTCACGGTCGAATCGGCGGTGCTGGCGGCGGGCGGATCATCGAAGCTCCTGCAGGAGCTGCAGGGATGCCTGGCCCACCACTTCGACGTGGAGCACTCGACCTTCCAGCTCGAGCCGGCCGATCACGACGAATGCGAAGCGGCGCACGCCTGA
- the rdgB gene encoding RdgB/HAM1 family non-canonical purine NTP pyrophosphatase, whose amino-acid sequence MKVVLATHNPHKVAEFQQIVAATRPDLEVIGYDGPEPVEDGVTFAQNALIKARAAFAHTGLPSLADDSGICVDVLGGSPGVFSAYWAGQKKDATANLELLLDQLHDVADPHRAAQFHSTIALVTAESERTVEGIWPGRLAHRASGAGGFGYDPIFIPDGQAPDAERSVGEFTDAEKQSQSHRARAFQALIPLLTAL is encoded by the coding sequence GTGAAGGTCGTCCTCGCCACGCACAACCCGCACAAGGTCGCCGAGTTCCAGCAGATCGTGGCGGCCACGCGGCCCGACCTCGAAGTGATCGGCTACGACGGCCCCGAGCCGGTCGAAGACGGCGTCACGTTCGCTCAGAACGCGCTGATCAAGGCGCGAGCCGCGTTCGCGCACACCGGGCTGCCGTCGCTCGCAGACGACTCCGGCATCTGCGTCGATGTCCTCGGCGGATCACCCGGAGTGTTCTCGGCGTACTGGGCTGGCCAGAAGAAGGATGCGACGGCGAACCTCGAGCTGCTGCTCGATCAGCTCCACGATGTCGCCGACCCCCACCGCGCCGCGCAGTTCCACTCGACCATCGCACTCGTCACCGCCGAGAGCGAGCGCACCGTCGAGGGCATCTGGCCAGGGCGCCTCGCACACCGGGCATCCGGTGCCGGCGGATTCGGCTATGACCCCATCTTCATCCCCGACGGTCAGGCTCCCGACGCCGAGCGCTCGGTCGGTGAGTTCACCGACGCCGAGAAGCAGTCGCAGTCGCATCGTGCCAGGGCCTTCCAGGCACTGATTCCGCTGCTCACCGCGCTCTAG
- the rph gene encoding ribonuclease PH, translating into MSDIVRADGRSTDQLREITIERGWSAHAEGSALISFGGTKVLCTASFTNGVPRWLTGKGKGWVTAEYAMLPRATNSRNDRESVKGKIGGRTHEISRLIGRALRAVVDTKALGENTIVIDCDVLQADGGTRTAAITGAYVALADAIEWGRAKKFIGKNSTPLLDTVAAVSVGIIDGEPMLDLAYVEDVRAETDMNVVVTGRGLFVEVQGTAEGAPFDKRELDALLELGVNGCATLQQHQLAALAEGGAE; encoded by the coding sequence ATGTCAGACATCGTCCGCGCCGACGGCCGCAGCACCGACCAGCTTCGCGAGATCACGATCGAACGCGGCTGGTCCGCGCACGCCGAAGGATCCGCGCTGATCAGCTTCGGCGGCACCAAGGTGCTCTGCACGGCCTCGTTCACCAACGGCGTTCCCCGCTGGCTGACGGGCAAGGGCAAGGGCTGGGTCACCGCCGAGTACGCGATGCTGCCGCGCGCGACGAACTCGCGCAACGACCGCGAGAGCGTCAAGGGCAAGATCGGCGGCCGCACGCACGAGATCTCGCGACTGATCGGCCGGGCGCTGCGTGCCGTCGTCGACACGAAGGCACTCGGCGAGAACACGATCGTCATCGACTGCGACGTGCTGCAGGCCGACGGCGGCACTCGCACCGCGGCGATCACCGGAGCGTACGTCGCCCTCGCCGACGCCATCGAATGGGGCCGCGCGAAGAAGTTCATCGGCAAGAACTCCACCCCTCTGCTCGACACCGTCGCCGCGGTCTCGGTCGGGATCATCGACGGCGAGCCGATGCTCGACCTCGCCTACGTCGAGGACGTGCGGGCTGAGACGGACATGAACGTCGTCGTCACGGGCCGTGGACTCTTCGTCGAGGTGCAGGGCACCGCCGAGGGAGCACCCTTCGACAAGCGCGAGCTGGATGCTCTGCTCGAGCTCGGAGTGAACGGCTGCGCGACGCTGCAGCAGCACCAGCTCGCGGCGCTGGCTGAGGGCGGTGCCGAGTGA